The Desulfolucanica intricata nucleotide sequence GTTTCTACTAGGTCTGCCTATAAAGACGGATTTTGTACCCGGCGGAAATATGCATAAGGGTTTAAAGGAGATGTATTATCATAAAACAATTTGAAGATTTAATTCTACCACATTATTCTTCTTTCAAGATATACAAAAATGATATTAATTATATCATTGTAGATGCCGCAGTGAATTTCTGGTTCAAATTATCTCCGGGACAACTTTTAGCGCTTAAATTGTTAGACGGGAAAACAACAGTCCGTGAATTAATATATAAAATAGATACCTGTATTCCACAATCATTACAAAAAACATGTATACAATTTATTGAAAGCCTAGCTTCAAATTATCCTTCCGAAAGTTTAGAACTTGCAAAACCAGAACTGGTTTCTACAATATACTTTGTATTAACTAGTGAATGTAATTCCAGATGCGTGTATTGTTTCCGGGATCTGGATGGTTCATCTGCTTACCTGGATAAAAACCTAATAAAGGATACCATCTTGTCATTTAAGAAGATATCTACTGAGAATCCTACTATTGTTTATACCGGTGGGGAACCCTGTTTATTTCCTAATTTAATGGATATTGTAAATTATGCCAAAGAAATAAATATTGAAAATACACTCCAGACAAATGGTTCAATGATCAATCAAGAGAATGCTCAGTTATATGCCGATACATTCGACACAATACAAATAAGTTTAGACTCTACAAATGAAGAAATAAATGATTGGTTAAGAGGAAAAAAAGGGCATTACAAAGCTGTGAGTGAGGCTATACCCTCACTGCTGAAGCATAATGTAAAAGTAAGACTGGCTGCGACTATTACGAAAAAGAATTTTAACGATATTTTAAACATAAAAAAGAATTTCCCAGATGTTGAGTTCCAATTTACCCCTATGCTTCAAATTGGAAAAGGGAAAAAATATTCCTGGCTGGCATTTTCACCGGAAGAATTTCTTGAACATATAGCTAATTTGCCTCATAAAGATTATTTTGCCGTTGATAGTCTTGTTAAGTTTGGGACAAAGTCTCAGATGTGTGGTGCCGGTACATCGGTTTTGAGTATTTCAGAAAAGGGTGATGTCTATCCATGTCAAATGCTGCATCATCCGGATTTTTGTTGTGGAAATATAAAAACTTCTTCTTTAGAAACTATTTATCATACTTCAGAAACAATAAGCAAATTTCGTAACCTTAAAGTTGATATGCTGGATGGTTGTAAGGATTGTGATATACGGTATATTTGTGCGGGAGGCTGCAGAGCCAATGCTTTCTGGATGAATCATGATGTACTGGACAAAGATTATTTTTGCCAATATAATAAAGAGCTTTATTTCTATAATATGGCAAATATGTTTACGGAAGTTAATATTAATTAATCCAATATAGCCAATGTCTTAGGGAGCAATCCTTGTGTTTTTTGTGCCTATTTAATCTTAATATATAAATTTAAAATTGCCAAGGTACCGGACCTATTTTATAATGTTACTAAAATCACCGTTATAAACAAACTCATTTTGTTACGTTATCAAGTGATAAACCAATTGGAATGTGCTGTTTATCTATGCTCTGCCGGTAAAATCAGAAATAAACTTAGAAACATAAGAATAATGCCTGCTGCTATTAAGCTTGAAAAGCACTACCAAGAGGAGAAAAGAGATGATCAAGAGAAAACATGTTAAAACAATTACGGTATCTGTTTTATTATTTTTTTTCTTTTTGTTGATAGGTTATTCAAGTTATGTAAAATACGAAGGCGCAAAATTGAAAGATGAGAATAAAACACTAAAAAAACAATTAGATATTGCAAATGAAAAAATAAAAGAACAAAGGAATTTATTGGATTCTCAAAGGGATGTTGATTATAAAATTGAAGCTAATGCAACAGATTCTGATGTTACGGTTGTGGCAATTCATGGAGGTAAAATTGAAAAAGGTACTACTGAATTAGCTTATGCCTTAGCTTCCCATAATAATTATAGCTATTATTCATTTCTAGGTTCAAAAAGTAATGATAATTTTTCACTGCATATTCCTTCAGACGAATTCGGTGAAACATTTGCACTGAAAATGGTTTCGAAATCTAAAAGAACAATATCAATCCACGGGTGTAACGGTACAGAAGAATTCACATATATCGGAGGCCGGGACACTGAGTTGGCAAACAGAATAAAAAAATCTCTGACTAAGTATGGTTTTATTGTGAAAGATACTCCGAAAAATCTGGCCGGTATATCGACAGATAACATAGTAAATAGAAATATAAACGGGCGAGGGGTACAGATAGAAATATCAAATGGCTTAAGGACAAAGTTTTTGTCGACTAATAAGCATAGCTTAAAAAGGTATGTTCTCGCAATAAGTGAGGCAGTCAACAATAACAAATGACACAATAAAAATAAAAGGCGGACAAGCTACCAAGGGCAGCTTGTCCGGCCTTTTTAAAATAGTATTTTTTCAGGTTACTCTTCTGATACTGCTTTAACATCTTCAATTAATTCCTTGGGATTTTTTGCGCCTTTTTCTAATACTTTCTGTATTTTCTTATCAAAGTTAGGCTTTTCAGGGTTAAACCTATTTAATAAGCCTTGACCTTTATCAATATTGATCTTATTCATTAATTTAACTATTGTTGGCCAGCTTTCGCCTAGCGCTTTATTGATGGCGCTTGAATAATCGTTTAAAGTACCGGAATCAGTTGCGAGCTTATCTCTTAAACCTTTGGAAATAGCGATCTGAACGCCGCCAAGTTTGTAACTGTCATTAAACAATTTATTCTTATTCACGATATTGCTGTCCATAATCCCGGCAATGCGATCCGGAACATTTAAAGTTTTTACATTATATCCTTTGGTAGTAAGATGTAATCTGATTAATTCTGCCAGCAACTTATTCTGACCGCCAATATAAGTAACTTCGTCATCGCCGGCAGCTCCGATAACAGAAACTGTGTAATCTGATTTATTAACTAAATTAACAGCTGTTGGTTCGTCAAAATTGATAGCCCTAATAAAAAGGCTCCCATTATCAGTCGCTTTAAGTCCTTCAAATGAATAAGTGTTATATTTACCGTACCCGTTCAATGCCTCAACTAATTCTGAAGTGCCTCTTTCAATACCGCCTCCGTGTATAGCTAAAATTGTTGTATCGCTTCCGATATTATTAGTTTTAATGGTATAGTCTGAAGGGTCTTCAGCTGCAGCTAGTTCAGCAAAGCTACTATAGCCTGTTGTGAAGGCATATGCGCTTATACCAATTCCAAATGTAAAAAACATAACTAAAGCCAGAATTTTGAGAAATTCTTTTTTCATATTTATCCTGCCCCTTTCTTAAAGAATCATAGTAAACAGATAATTCACGGCAATAATCAGCAGAGTTAATCCCATTAGCCCAAGTGCTTGAAAACCGGTATTTCTCTTGCTGATCTTAACAAGAAACAGACATTTTTCTTTCAATGTTAGTGTTTTAAAAACCGCAAGAGCTTCATGCTGATTTTTTTCTCTGATAGGTTCTGATGTGTTCATGTATTGTTTGTTATTTATTAGCCCGTATAAAGTGTTCATTTTACACCTCCTTTCTCATATATTGATTTTTAAAAGTAATGTGCACCCATAAGTCATTACACACAGCAAACCAGTGCTTAAAAATGTTGTGGCTAAACCTTGGCGCTGAATTGTGTTTGCTATTAATCCGGGCACAATAATACCAACTGCTGCTAATCCGGAGATATAACGATAATCAAACGGCAATATTGCATACGTAATAAGCTGCAACACTACTGCCACTGCTATCATAGCTACAAATTTTCTTTTGCCGTATAGAATTGTAACTTTGCTCACTCCGAAATCAACTATTAAATAAGTCAAGATGCTAATAAAGAATGTTAAAAATATAGCCTGGGGTAGATCTATAAGTAATACTAAATATCCCGGTACAATCAGACCGGCAGGTAAGATTCCGGTAATTTCCGTAAATAACAAGCTTAAAATTACACCCAAAATTATAACTGTGCCAATAGTCGAAAAAACCAACCGTTTACCCTCCTTTAATAGCTAAATAACTTGTGGCACTTGATCCGTTTCCGGATTGAAGCGAGTTTGTTAATTCATTGGGAAAGTCGTGAATTATCAATTCAACTAATTCATCGCCACCGCCATGAATGTTTCCAACACAAAAAATTGTTCTGTTTATAAAATAATTTTTAATTGTTTTATAAACTTCTTGTGGAGACAAACCTTCAGTATTTATGTATTTCTGAGGAGATATTTTTTTACTATTTACTCCTTCGGTAATTGGATTTACTGTCTGACCCATTGCAACGAGAATATCAATATCCATATTAGGCAAGACCTCTTCTGCAAACTGTAATGTCCTGTCAACCCTATCAGGCCTGCAATTTACAATTACCATAGGATTTTTGGTTGGATAACCAAGAGCTGTAACATGCTCCCAAATCATTCGTGTGGAATCCGGATCATTGGCGGCAAAGCCATTGACAAAATATGTGTGGCTTTTCTTGTCTAAGGTATAGATCATTAAAGCTCCCGGATCAGGATTAGCGTTTAACATTCCCCTTAACGCAGTATCTTTGTCAATATTTAGCGCTTTAGCCACAGCCAGCGCAATAGCAACATTTTCCGGGAAAATTACATATGTAAAATTTTCTAAATAACCGTCCGGGATTTCTTCTTCATTTGCAATTATAATCCGGCAGTTTCTTTTCTTTGCTTCTTGAGTAAAATAATCATTATAACTACTGTCACCTAGAATAAGGGTTCCGTTTTTTGGTATTGTAGCCGTAAAGGACTCTGCAATAAAATCTAAAGTCGGGCCGCACAAATCCATATGATCTTCACGAACATTAACAATAACCCCTATATTTGCTTTAACAAGCTTTTCTTGAAAAATAATCTGGTAATCGGGATTTACAGCCATACACTCTGTTACAAATGCAGATGCGCCAAGCTTGACTGCTTTTTTAACAACAGCTTTTTGTTCTATAATATTTGGACCTAGACGGCCTCGTTTGATTGGTTCTTCTTCTTCCTTGTTCCAATAAATAATTCTCGCACTGGTTCCCGTTGTTTTTCCAACAACCTTAAACCCTGCTTCCTTTAAAATACCCGTAATTAGTCTTGTTGCAGTTGATTTACCTCTTGTGCCGTTTACATTGATTCGAAGATTGATCCGGTTTAAGTTTTTATTATGATTTATTTGTTCATAAACACCTAAGATAAGAACAAAAAAAATAAGTGCTATAGCAAACTGCACGCTTATCCTATCCTTTCTTTAATAGAGATCCATTACATTAAGTCACCACGTTTTGTGTCCCTGCCTTTCGGGTAGTTTACCAAATATTAAATTTAAAAGAAAAGCTTGTTCACTTTTATGTTGATAAAATGAAATATGTCTAACCTATGCACCTCCTTGCGGGTTAATTATACTGAAAGAATATTAACCAATCTTTACTAATAGATGAATATGTTTTACGAAATTGTGAATAATTGTTACAAGACAGGAGTTAATGTGTTGCAGAAATATTAATGGTTGTTACAAGCAATAAAAAATGCCAACGGTTTCCGGACAGCAATAGCCCCGGCAACCGATGGTATTAAATCGGCGACTTGCCGGTCATACACGACTACCCTTATGTTATCTTCGTACAGCCTGTAAGTTCGAATAAGTGCGACTAAGGTTCAGCGGATAGGGGACACAATTAATAATTTGTAATAATTTCGCAATATATTGTAAAGGTTTGTTAATAGACAGTTAAAATTCCTCCGGTATAATTGCCTATTATAATTATCTATAACCATTGCGGTAAACAACTTTATATAATAAATTAAGTAGCCGGACTAAATATAACTCCGGCTGCTGCCCAACATACCCGCGCCCCTGGCGGGTTGTTTGTTTTGTTTAGGTTATCTGGCTTCCGGTGGGGCCGGGAAAACTTTGCATATGGTTACGGGAAATCAAGAAGACGCTGGGTGAGCAATGTGAGCTTGTTTACCCGGCCTTGAATAATAAAATTGAAAGATCGCCGAGGGGGGAAATAATGCCGTATTTGGGTAAGGTTTTGGTAGTTGATGACGACCAAACCGTACTGGATCTTATCAAGTTGTACGGTGAAAGGGAAGGTTTTGAAATCATCGGGATAAACAACGGTGATCTGGTCCTGCCCGCATTCTACCGGGAGAAGCCTGATGTGGTAATATTGGATATTATGCTTCCTGGTAAGGACGGGCTTACGCTATTTCGCAATTTAAGGGAGATCCGCATGATTCCCATCATCATGCTTACAGCCAAAGGAGAAGAAGTGGACCGTGTTCTGGGACTGGAAATGGGAGCTGATGACTATGTTGCCAAGCCTTTCAGTCCCAGGGAGCTGGTAGCCAGAATTAAAGCGGTACTGCGCCGTACCCAACCGGTTGATACGTCAACGAACCGGAAAATGAAATACCCGGGGCTGGAAATTCAGGCTGATATCAGGAGTGTTTTGGTTGACGGTAAAGAAACAGAAGTTACTTCCAGAGAATTCGATTTGCTCTATTACCTGGCTCAGAATCCCCGGCGGGTTTTTACCAGGCAAGAACTGTTAACGGCTGTCTGGGGATATGATTACTTTGGTGACCAGCGTACGGTGGATGTACATATTCGCAGGTTGAGGACAAAGCTGGCGCCCTTGCCCCATAAATACTTGACAACTGTCTGGGGTGTGGGATACCAGTTTACACCTCCTTTTAAGGAGGGAAAGACCAAATTGTGAATGAAAGGTTTCATTTGGTAATTTGTGCTGCAGGCAGGCTCTTCCTTATGCTCAAGTGCTTACTGCGGGAGCAATTCGACCGTAAGCATCCCTCATTATGCACCAGCCGGTTTTAATGATTCATTTAATTACAAAGCTCCTCTTATTGAGGAGCTTTGCTTATTTTGATCCTTTTAAAGCCTCTTCCATAATTGGTCGAAGCCTGGAATCCTTTATGTCACTATATATAATTTGTTACCCGTTAAAATAATATTCTATAATACTTACTCCGGTGGTACCCCCAAGTCAAAAACACGCATAAAATATGGGGAAACATTAAAAAGGGGAGACTTTAGCAAATGATTAACTATACTGTACAACCCGAGATAGACTAACAAAAACTATTTAATTGTCAATTGCATTAATTTCCATGGAAAACGATTTTTAGGTTACTATTTTTTTAAAAATGGCTTTTTTAGGAAATATAAGAATTAAAGAATAAGGATAATACTTCCTCAGAGTTCCAAAAATCTTTGGAAACAAAGGAAGGTAGCCCCCAATACTCGGAGACCACCTTCTATCGCCACACCTTTGAAAATCGTATTACATTTAATTTGACAGGGAAACTAACCTAGCTAAATGAAGTATCCATTAAATATAGAATTGACATTTTTAACCCCTAAACTCGATAGCTTCTCCGTCCGGTCCTGTAAAAACTACTCTTCTCCAACCCTCCTCACGAGGTTCCCTAGCACCCGCAGGATGGGGTTCTGTTTGAATAGGAATACCAGCTTGTTTTAACCGTTGATAATCCTCATCAAAGTTATCACTTTCAAGGCAGAAATGATAGCCTTGATTTTTTTCACAATTGGGCATATGGATTATTTCCAAAACTGTGTCACCAAGTTTTAAATAAACTATTTTTTCAATGGTAGATACTGGGACATCATGTTCATAATACTTTTTAAAGCCAAAATAATTTTCATAAAATTTAATGGATTTTTCCCTATCTTTGACATTAAATGCAATATGATCAATACGACGGAACATAGAATCCCCCCTAGTAAAGTAATGTAATGTTATTTTCTCCTACTGCTCTATTAATATGTTTCAGTATCTTACTAGTTCACCTATGCTCTTAAGACAAAAGACACCCGTATTAACTTGGGTGTTTTCAAATATTTCCATAGTATGCCTGTTCTAACCCAAAGCCATTTAGATTGATTTTGCCCATATTTTTATTCATTGAGGTGAATACAGAAATTGGTCCTGTGTTAATTATGGTAAGCACTTGTGGTCCTAGTTTACAAAAAATCGAAGCTAATGCCAACCGTTATACCTTCGTCTGGAAAGGGTTGTAAACAAAAATAAAGCAACGATGTTTGTAAAAAACCAGTCTTATAAAAGAGATAAATTTGACCTATATGTGGTAAAAATCCTTATAAATAATGGTATATAGTAGTATTATTAATAATACTACTATATACCATTCGAGGTGATGCAATCTATGGATACATTTAATGTTACCGAAGTGAGACAAAATGCCAGTAAGATTATAGCTCATATAGTCAAAACCCACTTAGAAGTGGGCGTCTTCATCCGGAATGAAGATAAAAATAAAAAATTCCCGGTGCTGATGAAGACAGCGATATTGATTTAGCTATTATTTCTCCGGATTTAGGGCGTGATCGGTTTAATGAGTCTGTTATGCTAAAGAAAATTACCTTTGATATTAATCTAGATATTTCACCACGGCCTTATTCGGTTAAACAGTATAAGAAAGCAAAGCGAGGAGACTTTTTGTTTGATGAAATAATTCAAAAAGGGAAAATCGTCTATGAAGATTAATGTGAAGCCTCTCCATCTTGAAGGATGGGAGGCTTCATTCTGTATTGATATACTTTTAAAAAGGTAGTAAATACATAATGTTTACTTGGTAAACAAATTATCAAACTTATTAAATAGAAGATAATAAATAGTAGTAAATACATAATGTTTACTTGGTAAACCAGGCATGCTCAACTTATTTAAAAATATTTTTTGTTATACAATAAGACATTTTTCGATTTTTTTAGATAAAGGAATCTGTATATTTAGGTAGTAATATGGGATAAATCATTACATTATTAATATCTGACATGTTGTATAATTATATACAATTTTAATGTGCGAAATAATACTTAGTTTTAAGGGGTTAAAAGTGATGTGTAAAAACTGTGAAATCTGTAAAAACTTAGAAAAACAAATTAGCAATGAGGCAATAAAGCTTCAAGAATTAGTTAATCAAAAAGGGAATTTCACTGACTCAGAAATTTTAGCTAAAAGCCAAGAAATCGATGAATTAATAGTAAAATTAATTTATCAACAAAAAAAGTGCGATTACAAAAGCCTCGCCCTGTGCTAGTTCTGCCTTTAACTGAACAGCTAAAAAATAGTTACAAACTAACTAGACTAGACTTATGTAATAAATAAGAATGCGTATCAAAAGAAAAATTTATAATATCTTCATCGATATATTTTTTATTGGTTAAATAATCATTAAGATCATAAATACAAATTAACGAGCAATCAGTACCTATTAATGCCTCTGTTAATGCCATTTCCCAATTTAAGAAATCTTCTTTGGAGGTTTCTTGAATTGCAAAGGTAGGCTGGCTGATCCATCGTATACCATTGTAACCTTTCTCTTTCGCTTCACTAACCCTGCAATTAATCGTATTATTAAGCCATTTTACCCCACCGGTTTTATGACTAAGAATTAACTCTTTGACTGAATGAAAAAGGATTTGCCCGTCTAAAATAATATTTTCTTTTAAATAATTAAATAAATCCTGTTCAGTTG carries:
- a CDS encoding radical SAM/SPASM domain-containing protein, which gives rise to MLDGKTTVRELIYKIDTCIPQSLQKTCIQFIESLASNYPSESLELAKPELVSTIYFVLTSECNSRCVYCFRDLDGSSAYLDKNLIKDTILSFKKISTENPTIVYTGGEPCLFPNLMDIVNYAKEINIENTLQTNGSMINQENAQLYADTFDTIQISLDSTNEEINDWLRGKKGHYKAVSEAIPSLLKHNVKVRLAATITKKNFNDILNIKKNFPDVEFQFTPMLQIGKGKKYSWLAFSPEEFLEHIANLPHKDYFAVDSLVKFGTKSQMCGAGTSVLSISEKGDVYPCQMLHHPDFCCGNIKTSSLETIYHTSETISKFRNLKVDMLDGCKDCDIRYICAGGCRANAFWMNHDVLDKDYFCQYNKELYFYNMANMFTEVNIN
- a CDS encoding poly-gamma-glutamate hydrolase family protein, with amino-acid sequence MIKRKHVKTITVSVLLFFFFLLIGYSSYVKYEGAKLKDENKTLKKQLDIANEKIKEQRNLLDSQRDVDYKIEANATDSDVTVVAIHGGKIEKGTTELAYALASHNNYSYYSFLGSKSNDNFSLHIPSDEFGETFALKMVSKSKRTISIHGCNGTEEFTYIGGRDTELANRIKKSLTKYGFIVKDTPKNLAGISTDNIVNRNINGRGVQIEISNGLRTKFLSTNKHSLKRYVLAISEAVNNNK
- a CDS encoding poly-gamma-glutamate hydrolase family protein: MKKEFLKILALVMFFTFGIGISAYAFTTGYSSFAELAAAEDPSDYTIKTNNIGSDTTILAIHGGGIERGTSELVEALNGYGKYNTYSFEGLKATDNGSLFIRAINFDEPTAVNLVNKSDYTVSVIGAAGDDEVTYIGGQNKLLAELIRLHLTTKGYNVKTLNVPDRIAGIMDSNIVNKNKLFNDSYKLGGVQIAISKGLRDKLATDSGTLNDYSSAINKALGESWPTIVKLMNKINIDKGQGLLNRFNPEKPNFDKKIQKVLEKGAKNPKELIEDVKAVSEE
- the pgsC gene encoding poly-gamma-glutamate biosynthesis protein PgsC — translated: MVFSTIGTVIILGVILSLLFTEITGILPAGLIVPGYLVLLIDLPQAIFLTFFISILTYLIVDFGVSKVTILYGKRKFVAMIAVAVVLQLITYAILPFDYRYISGLAAVGIIVPGLIANTIQRQGLATTFLSTGLLCVMTYGCTLLLKINI
- the pgsB gene encoding poly-gamma-glutamate synthase PgsB is translated as MQFAIALIFFVLILGVYEQINHNKNLNRINLRINVNGTRGKSTATRLITGILKEAGFKVVGKTTGTSARIIYWNKEEEEPIKRGRLGPNIIEQKAVVKKAVKLGASAFVTECMAVNPDYQIIFQEKLVKANIGVIVNVREDHMDLCGPTLDFIAESFTATIPKNGTLILGDSSYNDYFTQEAKKRNCRIIIANEEEIPDGYLENFTYVIFPENVAIALAVAKALNIDKDTALRGMLNANPDPGALMIYTLDKKSHTYFVNGFAANDPDSTRMIWEHVTALGYPTKNPMVIVNCRPDRVDRTLQFAEEVLPNMDIDILVAMGQTVNPITEGVNSKKISPQKYINTEGLSPQEVYKTIKNYFINRTIFCVGNIHGGGDELVELIIHDFPNELTNSLQSGNGSSATSYLAIKGG
- a CDS encoding response regulator transcription factor, with protein sequence MPYLGKVLVVDDDQTVLDLIKLYGEREGFEIIGINNGDLVLPAFYREKPDVVILDIMLPGKDGLTLFRNLREIRMIPIIMLTAKGEEVDRVLGLEMGADDYVAKPFSPRELVARIKAVLRRTQPVDTSTNRKMKYPGLEIQADIRSVLVDGKETEVTSREFDLLYYLAQNPRRVFTRQELLTAVWGYDYFGDQRTVDVHIRRLRTKLAPLPHKYLTTVWGVGYQFTPPFKEGKTKL
- a CDS encoding VOC family protein, which translates into the protein MFRRIDHIAFNVKDREKSIKFYENYFGFKKYYEHDVPVSTIEKIVYLKLGDTVLEIIHMPNCEKNQGYHFCLESDNFDEDYQRLKQAGIPIQTEPHPAGAREPREEGWRRVVFTGPDGEAIEFRG
- a CDS encoding aspartyl-phosphate phosphatase Spo0E family protein, which translates into the protein MCKNCEICKNLEKQISNEAIKLQELVNQKGNFTDSEILAKSQEIDELIVKLIYQQKKCDYKSLALC
- a CDS encoding MEDS domain-containing protein; this translates as MIPIYSFNKNIFQIHSCFYYYTYPHLISGIYPFIKEGVLNNELIYLSTEQDLFNYLKENIILDGQILFHSVKELILSHKTGGVKWLNNTINCRVSEAKEKGYNGIRWISQPTFAIQETSKEDFLNWEMALTEALIGTDCSLICIYDLNDYLTNKKYIDEDIINFSFDTHSYLLHKSSLVSL